One Burkholderia vietnamiensis LMG 10929 genomic window carries:
- the andAa gene encoding anthranilate 1,2-dioxygenase system ferredoxin--NAD(+) reductase yields MSADPFVIVGAGHAARRTAEALRARDADAPIVMIGAERELPYDRPALSKDALLNDDGEQRAFVRDAAWYDAQRIALRLGTRVDAIEREAQRVRLDDGTTLPYAKLVLATGSRVRTFGGPLDAGVVAHYVRTVADARALRAQLVRGRRVAVLGGGFIGLEVAAAARQLGCDVTVIDPAARLLQRALPEVVGAYAHRLHDERGVGFQMATLPRAIRAAAGGGAIVETDRGDVHADVVVVGIGVLPNVELAQAAGLDVDNGIRVDAGCRSADRAIFAAGEVTMHFNPLLGRHVRIESWQVAENQPAVAAANLLGADDAYAELPWLWSDQYDCNLQMLGLFGAGQTTVVRGDPARGPFTVFGLGDDGRIVAAAAVNLGRDIGAARRLIAAGAMPDPQQLADPTVGLKTFL; encoded by the coding sequence ATGTCGGCTGACCCGTTCGTGATCGTCGGAGCCGGCCACGCGGCGCGGCGCACGGCCGAGGCGCTGCGTGCGCGCGACGCCGACGCGCCGATCGTGATGATCGGCGCCGAGCGCGAGCTGCCGTACGACCGGCCCGCGCTGTCGAAGGATGCGTTGCTGAACGACGACGGCGAGCAGCGCGCGTTCGTTCGCGATGCCGCGTGGTACGACGCGCAGCGCATCGCGCTGCGGCTCGGCACGCGCGTCGACGCGATCGAGCGCGAGGCGCAACGCGTGCGGCTCGACGACGGCACGACGTTGCCGTACGCGAAGCTCGTGCTGGCGACCGGCTCGCGCGTGCGCACCTTCGGCGGGCCGCTCGACGCGGGCGTCGTGGCGCACTACGTGCGCACCGTCGCCGACGCGCGTGCGTTGCGCGCGCAGCTCGTGCGCGGGCGCCGCGTCGCGGTGCTCGGCGGCGGCTTCATCGGCCTCGAAGTGGCTGCGGCGGCGCGCCAGCTCGGCTGCGACGTGACGGTGATCGATCCGGCCGCACGCTTGCTGCAACGCGCGTTGCCGGAAGTCGTCGGCGCCTACGCGCACCGGTTGCATGACGAACGCGGCGTCGGTTTTCAGATGGCGACGCTGCCGCGCGCGATACGTGCCGCGGCGGGCGGCGGCGCGATCGTCGAGACCGATCGCGGCGACGTGCATGCCGACGTCGTCGTGGTCGGCATCGGCGTGCTGCCCAACGTCGAGCTCGCGCAGGCGGCGGGGCTCGACGTCGACAACGGCATCCGCGTCGATGCGGGCTGCCGCTCGGCCGACCGCGCGATCTTCGCGGCGGGCGAGGTGACGATGCACTTCAATCCGCTGCTCGGGCGTCACGTGCGCATCGAGTCGTGGCAGGTCGCGGAGAACCAGCCGGCCGTCGCGGCCGCGAACCTGCTCGGCGCGGACGACGCGTATGCGGAGCTGCCGTGGCTGTGGTCCGATCAGTACGACTGCAACCTGCAGATGCTCGGGCTGTTCGGCGCCGGGCAGACGACCGTCGTGCGCGGCGATCCGGCACGCGGGCCGTTCACGGTGTTCGGGCTCGGCGACGACGGCAGGATCGTCGCGGCGGCCGCGGTCAATCTCGGGCGCGACATCGGCGCCGCGCGCCGGCTGATCGCGGCCGGCGCGATGCCCGACCCGCAGCAGCTCGCCGATCCGACGGTCGGCTTGAAGACGTTTCTGTGA
- a CDS encoding LysR family transcriptional regulator, with amino-acid sequence MNNLRRIDLNLLVTLDVLLAEHNVTRAAARLNMSQPSVSVQLQKLRDLFGDPLLLPGPRGMRPTARAQALREPLRDALEAVERAVLTATPFDPATATNTWRVAATDYGESTIVLPALSALRAAAPATRLAVVELAPPRIEQEAERNGIDLAFHTTEGSPDGMRRLPLFVERYVLVGRAGHPKLKRRLTLAQFAALEHVIVSPDGGGFFGVTDEALAKAGAARRVVLSVPHFLFVISVVAATDLVAMLPERLVRNTPGLRVVDAPVDVPGYEMSMLWHERVHRDPAHRWLRETIVAAV; translated from the coding sequence ATGAACAATCTCAGACGCATCGACCTGAACCTGCTGGTCACGCTCGACGTGCTGCTCGCCGAGCACAACGTCACGCGCGCGGCCGCGCGGCTGAACATGTCGCAGCCGTCGGTGAGCGTGCAGTTGCAGAAGCTGCGCGACCTGTTCGGCGATCCGTTGCTGTTGCCGGGGCCGCGCGGCATGCGGCCGACCGCGCGCGCGCAAGCGTTGCGCGAGCCGCTGCGCGATGCGCTCGAAGCCGTCGAGCGCGCGGTGCTGACGGCCACGCCGTTCGATCCGGCCACCGCGACCAACACGTGGCGCGTGGCCGCGACCGACTACGGCGAATCGACGATCGTGCTGCCCGCCTTGAGCGCGCTGCGCGCGGCTGCGCCGGCGACGCGGCTGGCCGTCGTCGAGCTGGCGCCGCCGCGCATCGAGCAGGAAGCCGAACGAAACGGCATCGACCTCGCGTTCCACACGACCGAAGGCTCGCCCGACGGCATGCGGCGCCTGCCGCTGTTCGTCGAGCGATACGTGCTGGTAGGCCGCGCCGGTCATCCGAAGCTCAAGCGCCGCCTGACGCTCGCGCAGTTCGCTGCGCTGGAACACGTGATCGTGTCGCCCGACGGCGGCGGCTTCTTCGGCGTGACCGACGAAGCGCTCGCGAAAGCGGGCGCCGCGCGGCGGGTCGTGCTGTCGGTGCCGCATTTCCTGTTCGTGATCTCGGTCGTCGCCGCCACCGACCTCGTCGCGATGCTGCCCGAGCGACTGGTGCGCAATACGCCGGGGTTGCGCGTCGTCGACGCGCCCGTCGACGTGCCGGGCTACGAGATGTCGATGCTGTGGCACGAACGTGTACATCGCGACCCGGCGCATCGATGGCTGCGCGAGACGATCGTCGCGGCGGTGTGA
- the andAd gene encoding anthranilate 1,2-dioxygenase small subunit AndAd, which translates to MENLTEDMKTWFEIYMLQNRYIGHLDNDRLERWPEMFTEDCTYEIVPKENADLGLPVGIVHCTNQRMLRDRVVSLRHANIYEEHTYRHMTSGLAIVAQRDGEIDTESNYVVVQTRSNGESNVYQAGKYYDTVVRTPDGLRYKAKRVIYDTSRVQTLLATPI; encoded by the coding sequence ATGGAAAACCTGACGGAAGACATGAAGACGTGGTTCGAGATTTACATGCTGCAGAACCGCTACATCGGCCATCTCGACAACGACCGGCTCGAACGCTGGCCGGAAATGTTCACCGAGGACTGCACGTACGAGATCGTGCCGAAGGAGAACGCGGATCTCGGGCTGCCGGTCGGCATCGTCCACTGCACGAACCAGCGGATGCTGCGCGATCGCGTGGTGTCGCTGCGGCACGCGAACATCTATGAAGAGCACACGTACCGCCACATGACCTCGGGCCTCGCGATCGTCGCGCAGCGCGACGGCGAGATCGACACCGAGAGCAACTACGTGGTCGTGCAGACTCGCAGCAACGGCGAATCGAACGTGTACCAGGCCGGCAAGTATTACGACACGGTCGTGCGCACGCCCGACGGCCTGCGCTACAAGGCCAAGCGCGTGATCTACGACACGTCGCGCGTGCAGACGCTGCTCGCGACCCCGATCTGA
- the catA gene encoding catechol 1,2-dioxygenase — MNKQDIDALLKTFDDAAEKPGNPRVRAIVNRIVKDLCYTIEDFDVQPSEFWTALNYLNEAGREFGLIAAGLGLERFLDVRMDEAEQKAGITGGTPRTIEGPLYVAGAPESVGHARLDDGTDPGQTLIMRGRVLGQDGAPLANALVEVWHANHLGNYSYFDQSQPAFNLRRSIRTDADGRYSFRSVLPVGYSVPPGSKTEQLLDQLGRHGHRPAHIHFFVSADGYRKLTTQINIEGDPHIWDDFAFATREGLIPKVKQAEGAEGKPYGVDGQFALIDFDFSLVKERQHVPASDVERARAQA, encoded by the coding sequence ATGAACAAGCAAGACATCGACGCACTGCTGAAGACCTTCGACGACGCCGCGGAGAAGCCCGGCAACCCGCGCGTGCGCGCGATCGTCAACCGGATCGTGAAGGATCTCTGCTACACGATCGAGGACTTCGACGTCCAGCCGAGCGAGTTCTGGACCGCGCTGAACTACCTGAACGAAGCCGGCCGCGAATTCGGATTGATCGCTGCGGGCCTCGGGCTCGAGCGCTTCCTCGACGTGCGGATGGACGAGGCCGAGCAGAAGGCCGGCATCACGGGCGGCACGCCGCGCACGATCGAAGGGCCGCTGTATGTCGCGGGCGCGCCGGAATCGGTCGGCCACGCGCGGCTGGACGACGGCACCGATCCCGGCCAGACGCTGATCATGCGCGGCCGCGTGCTCGGCCAGGACGGCGCGCCGCTCGCGAACGCGCTCGTCGAGGTGTGGCATGCGAATCATCTGGGTAACTACTCGTACTTCGACCAGTCGCAGCCGGCGTTCAACCTGCGCCGCTCGATCCGCACCGACGCCGACGGCCGCTACAGCTTCCGCAGCGTGCTGCCGGTCGGCTACAGCGTGCCGCCGGGCAGCAAGACCGAGCAGCTGCTCGACCAGCTGGGCCGCCACGGCCATCGCCCCGCGCACATCCACTTCTTCGTTTCGGCCGACGGCTATCGCAAGCTGACGACGCAGATCAACATCGAGGGCGATCCGCACATCTGGGACGACTTCGCGTTCGCGACGCGCGAAGGGCTGATCCCGAAGGTCAAGCAGGCCGAAGGCGCGGAAGGCAAGCCGTATGGCGTCGACGGTCAGTTCGCGCTGATCGACTTCGATTTCTCGCTCGTCAAGGAACGGCAGCACGTACCGGCGAGCGATGTCGAACGCGCACGCGCGCAGGCCTGA
- a CDS encoding muconate/chloromuconate family cycloisomerase produces MIATAATIERIDTLLVDVPTIRPHKLSVATMNCQTLVLVRVRCTDGIEGVGEATTIGGLAYGEESPESIKVNIDTYFAPLLQGMDATRPGAAMARARKLFQGNRFAKCALETALFDAQARRAGVPLSELFGGRTTDAVEVAWTLASGDTHRDIAEAEAMLDARRHRAFKLKIGSNAVDDDVAHVIAIKRALGDRGDVRVDVNQAWSETEAIRAGARLAHAGVSLVEQPIAATNRAGLKRLTQLAHIPIMADEALHGPVDAFALAQERAADVFAVKIAQSGGLLGAASVASIASAAGIDLYGGTMLEGAAGTMASAQLFSTFGSLRWGTELFGPLLLTEEILVEPLRYQDFKLHLPATPGLGITFDWPRIERMRRGAR; encoded by the coding sequence ATGATAGCAACTGCCGCCACCATCGAGCGCATCGACACGCTGCTCGTCGACGTGCCCACGATTCGGCCCCACAAACTGTCGGTCGCCACGATGAATTGCCAGACGCTCGTACTCGTCCGGGTTCGATGCACGGACGGTATCGAAGGCGTCGGCGAGGCGACCACGATCGGCGGGCTCGCATACGGCGAAGAGAGCCCCGAGAGCATCAAGGTCAACATCGACACGTATTTCGCGCCGCTGCTGCAAGGGATGGACGCGACGCGCCCCGGCGCCGCGATGGCGCGTGCCCGCAAGCTGTTCCAGGGCAACCGCTTCGCGAAATGCGCGCTCGAGACCGCGCTGTTCGATGCGCAGGCGCGCCGCGCCGGCGTGCCGCTGTCGGAGCTGTTCGGCGGCCGCACGACCGATGCGGTCGAGGTCGCGTGGACGCTCGCGAGCGGCGACACGCACCGCGACATCGCCGAAGCCGAGGCGATGCTCGACGCGCGCCGCCATCGCGCGTTCAAGCTGAAGATCGGCTCGAACGCGGTCGACGACGACGTCGCGCACGTAATCGCGATCAAGCGCGCGCTCGGCGATCGCGGCGACGTGCGCGTCGACGTGAACCAGGCGTGGAGCGAAACCGAAGCGATCCGCGCCGGCGCGCGGCTCGCGCACGCCGGCGTGAGCCTCGTCGAGCAGCCGATCGCCGCGACCAACCGGGCCGGGCTGAAGCGCCTCACGCAACTCGCGCACATTCCGATCATGGCCGACGAAGCGCTGCACGGCCCCGTCGATGCGTTCGCGCTCGCGCAGGAGCGCGCGGCCGACGTGTTCGCGGTGAAGATCGCGCAATCGGGCGGCCTGCTCGGCGCGGCGAGCGTCGCGTCGATCGCATCGGCGGCCGGCATCGATCTGTACGGCGGCACGATGCTCGAGGGCGCGGCCGGCACGATGGCGTCGGCGCAACTGTTCAGCACGTTCGGCTCGCTCAGGTGGGGCACCGAGCTGTTCGGCCCGCTGCTGCTCACCGAGGAAATCCTCGTCGAGCCGCTGCGCTACCAGGATTTCAAGCTGCATCTGCCGGCCACGCCCGGCCTCGGCATCACCTTCGACTGGCCCCGCATCGAGCGGATGCGACGCGGCGCCCGCTGA
- a CDS encoding LysR family transcriptional regulator, translating into MELRQLRYFIAVAEEMNITRAAERLHMTQPPLSRQLQTIEEEIGLPLFERGARPLKLTDAGRVFYAQAKRVLEQADELGPLTRRLAQLSERIVIGFVPSTLYGALPDVIRAFRDAQPGVELSLIEMFTLEQLGALKGGRIDVGFGRLRFDDDQLVREALIEEKLIAALPVGHPLADPARPLTLADIAHETLIVYPSTPRPSFADQQLSALRDGALVPAGVHEVRELQTALGLVAAQVGVSLVPESVEGVRVKGVVYRRLPEPTATSPIIMSRRLHGESPATTAFCAIARAMFGPTL; encoded by the coding sequence ATGGAATTGCGCCAGCTCCGCTACTTCATCGCCGTCGCGGAAGAAATGAACATCACGCGGGCGGCGGAGCGGCTGCACATGACGCAGCCGCCGCTGAGCCGCCAGCTGCAGACGATCGAGGAAGAGATCGGGCTGCCGTTGTTCGAACGCGGCGCGCGGCCGCTGAAGCTGACCGACGCGGGCCGCGTGTTCTACGCGCAGGCGAAGCGCGTCCTCGAGCAGGCCGACGAGCTCGGGCCGCTCACGCGTCGCCTCGCGCAACTGTCGGAGCGGATCGTGATCGGCTTCGTACCGTCGACGCTCTACGGCGCGCTGCCGGACGTGATCCGCGCGTTTCGCGACGCGCAGCCGGGCGTCGAGCTGTCGCTGATCGAAATGTTCACGCTCGAGCAGCTCGGCGCGCTGAAGGGCGGGCGCATCGACGTCGGCTTCGGCCGCCTGCGCTTCGACGACGACCAGCTGGTGCGCGAGGCGCTGATCGAGGAGAAGCTGATCGCGGCGCTGCCGGTCGGGCATCCGCTGGCCGACCCCGCGCGACCGCTGACGCTCGCCGACATCGCGCACGAGACGCTGATCGTCTACCCGAGCACGCCGCGGCCGAGCTTCGCGGACCAGCAGCTGTCGGCGCTGCGCGACGGCGCGCTCGTGCCGGCGGGCGTTCACGAGGTGCGCGAACTGCAGACGGCGCTCGGGCTGGTGGCCGCGCAGGTCGGCGTGTCGCTGGTGCCCGAGAGCGTGGAAGGCGTGCGCGTGAAGGGCGTCGTGTACCGGCGGCTGCCGGAGCCGACGGCGACGTCGCCGATCATCATGAGCCGCCGGCTGCACGGCGAAAGCCCGGCGACGACCGCGTTTTGCGCGATCGCGCGCGCGATGTTCGGACCGACGCTTTAG
- a CDS encoding NAD(P)H-dependent oxidoreductase — MNVLIVYAHPEPRSLNGALRDFAVQHLEAAGHAVQVSDLYAMNWKPTLDADDMTERAPGARFDPSHDSKHAYETGTQRDDIAREQQKLKWADALILQFPLWWFSMPAIMKGWIERVYAYGFAYGVGEHSDTHWGDRYGEGMMAGKRAMVIVTTGGWASHYSARGINGPLDDLLFPIQHGVLYYPGFDVLPPFAIHRTGKMNDVRFDETRAALGKRLDELWTAQPIPFRRQNAGDYEIPALTLKPEIAPGSVGFAAHVAHEEAHGTPRSNARDPVPAAADAA; from the coding sequence ATGAACGTGCTGATCGTCTATGCCCATCCCGAACCGCGCTCGCTGAACGGTGCGTTGCGCGACTTCGCGGTCCAGCATCTCGAGGCCGCCGGCCATGCGGTGCAGGTGTCCGATCTGTATGCGATGAACTGGAAGCCCACGCTCGACGCCGACGACATGACCGAGCGCGCGCCCGGCGCGCGTTTCGATCCCTCGCACGATTCGAAGCACGCATACGAGACGGGCACGCAGCGCGACGACATCGCGCGCGAGCAGCAAAAGCTGAAATGGGCCGACGCGCTGATCCTGCAGTTTCCGCTGTGGTGGTTCTCGATGCCGGCGATCATGAAGGGATGGATCGAGCGCGTGTATGCCTACGGCTTCGCGTACGGCGTCGGCGAGCATTCCGATACGCACTGGGGCGACCGATACGGCGAAGGGATGATGGCCGGCAAGCGTGCGATGGTGATCGTCACGACGGGCGGCTGGGCGTCGCACTACAGCGCGCGCGGAATCAACGGGCCGCTCGACGACCTGCTGTTTCCGATCCAGCACGGCGTCCTGTATTACCCGGGGTTCGACGTGCTGCCGCCGTTCGCGATCCACCGTACCGGAAAGATGAACGACGTGCGCTTCGACGAAACACGCGCGGCGCTCGGCAAGCGTCTCGATGAGCTATGGACCGCGCAGCCGATTCCGTTTCGCCGGCAGAACGCGGGCGACTACGAGATTCCGGCGCTGACGTTGAAGCCGGAGATCGCGCCCGGCAGCGTGGGGTTCGCGGCGCACGTCGCGCACGAGGAGGCGCACGGTACGCCACGCAGCAACGCGCGCGATCCCGTGCCCGCGGCGGCGGACGCCGCGTGA
- a CDS encoding DUF2471 family protein, with product MFQSSAFDPEQPGFNPVQFERAAQRAVGDLQRVVGGPAQRALGLRRRTHPAAARTMSWQALLNVEELAFSNAGFLNRNDPAVVDAFIRLRDSRLVAADVEEPVDWSRDDDDLPAVYLIVKAMLEAEREERAEAA from the coding sequence ATGTTTCAGTCATCCGCATTCGATCCCGAGCAACCCGGCTTCAATCCCGTCCAGTTCGAGCGTGCCGCGCAGCGGGCGGTCGGCGATCTGCAGCGTGTCGTCGGCGGCCCTGCGCAGCGCGCGCTCGGGCTGCGACGCCGCACCCACCCGGCCGCCGCCCGCACGATGAGCTGGCAGGCGCTGCTGAACGTCGAGGAGCTGGCGTTCTCGAATGCCGGTTTCCTGAACCGCAACGATCCGGCCGTCGTCGACGCGTTCATCCGGCTGCGCGACAGCCGGCTGGTCGCCGCGGACGTCGAGGAGCCGGTCGACTGGAGTCGCGACGACGACGATCTCCCGGCCGTCTACCTGATCGTCAAGGCGATGCTCGAAGCGGAACGGGAAGAGCGGGCCGAAGCGGCGTAA
- the andAb gene encoding anthranilate 1,2-dioxygenase ferredoxin subunit AndAb, with protein MTEATLAEWHPLGAIDEFTEDEPAARVAGQKPIAVFRIGDELFAMHDLCSHGHARLSEGYVEDGCVECPLHQGLIDIRTGAPKCAPITEPVGVYPIRIVDGQVEVNVG; from the coding sequence ATGACCGAAGCAACCCTCGCCGAATGGCATCCGCTGGGCGCCATCGACGAATTCACCGAAGACGAACCGGCGGCGCGCGTCGCCGGCCAGAAGCCGATCGCTGTATTCCGGATCGGCGACGAACTGTTCGCGATGCACGACCTGTGTTCGCATGGCCACGCGCGGCTGTCCGAAGGCTACGTGGAGGACGGGTGCGTCGAGTGCCCGCTGCATCAGGGGCTGATCGACATTCGCACCGGTGCGCCGAAATGCGCGCCGATCACCGAGCCGGTGGGCGTCTATCCGATCCGGATCGTCGACGGACAGGTGGAAGTCAATGTCGGCTGA
- the catC gene encoding muconolactone Delta-isomerase, protein MLFHVEMTVRLPADMDPVKAATLKADEKAMCQRLMNDGLWRHLWRIAGQYANVSIFDVDSVQQLHDLLSQLPLFPYMEMEVRALCRHPSSVRDDDR, encoded by the coding sequence ATGCTGTTTCATGTGGAAATGACCGTCCGCCTGCCGGCGGACATGGACCCGGTCAAGGCGGCGACGCTGAAGGCCGACGAGAAGGCGATGTGCCAGCGGCTGATGAACGACGGCCTGTGGCGGCATCTGTGGCGCATCGCCGGGCAGTACGCGAACGTCAGCATCTTCGACGTGGACAGCGTGCAGCAGCTGCATGACCTGCTGAGCCAGCTGCCGCTGTTTCCGTACATGGAGATGGAAGTGCGCGCGCTGTGCCGGCATCCGTCGTCGGTGCGGGACGACGATCGCTGA
- the andR gene encoding anthranilate 1,2-dioxygenase regulatory protein AndR: MSPTSFEPLALRAHRLFESRDLDETRERISRVMQPHALLPSGRMQGAAHMDFVRLGGLGIGTIAFGDAMRVQVDAVDGYYLLMFCLSGHAQVAAMGRRLGVDGQTGVLCAPGERFDAVLSADCEQFVLRIDAATVGSLTGNPRATLDPVLHISDAALAAWHQQLMLVARSPALLARANANPRVAAQLEHLLIDLLIEGHPPAAASMRHDPAPGFLLRAQEFVNAHYAQPLQLADIVVAANVPERTLRDAFLQFRGMSPMQYLRATRLEHARELLRRSQPERRIADVALDCGFTHLGRFAIAYREKFGESPSETVGVRR; this comes from the coding sequence ATGTCCCCAACGTCGTTCGAGCCGCTCGCGCTGCGCGCGCACCGGCTGTTCGAATCCCGCGATCTCGACGAGACGCGCGAGCGCATCTCGCGCGTGATGCAGCCGCACGCGCTGCTGCCGAGCGGGCGCATGCAGGGCGCCGCGCACATGGACTTCGTGCGGCTCGGCGGGCTCGGGATCGGCACGATCGCGTTCGGCGACGCGATGCGCGTGCAGGTCGACGCGGTCGACGGCTATTACCTGCTGATGTTCTGTCTGTCCGGGCATGCGCAGGTCGCCGCGATGGGGCGCCGGCTCGGCGTCGACGGCCAGACGGGCGTGCTGTGCGCGCCTGGCGAGCGCTTCGATGCGGTGCTGTCGGCCGACTGCGAGCAGTTCGTGCTGCGCATCGACGCGGCGACCGTCGGCTCGCTCACCGGCAATCCGCGCGCGACGCTCGACCCGGTGCTGCACATCAGCGACGCCGCGCTCGCCGCGTGGCACCAGCAGCTGATGCTCGTCGCCCGCTCGCCGGCTTTGCTGGCGCGCGCCAACGCGAATCCGCGCGTCGCGGCGCAGCTCGAGCATCTGCTGATCGATCTGCTGATCGAAGGGCATCCGCCGGCGGCCGCGAGTATGCGTCACGATCCCGCGCCGGGCTTCCTGCTGCGCGCGCAGGAATTCGTGAACGCGCACTACGCGCAGCCGCTGCAGCTCGCCGATATCGTCGTGGCGGCCAACGTGCCGGAGCGGACGCTGCGCGACGCGTTCCTGCAGTTTCGCGGCATGAGCCCGATGCAATATCTGCGCGCGACGCGGCTCGAGCATGCGCGCGAGTTGCTGCGCAGGTCGCAGCCGGAGCGGCGGATCGCCGATGTCGCGCTCGATTGCGGGTTCACGCATCTCGGGCGCTTCGCGATCGCCTATCGGGAGAAGTTCGGGGAATCGCCATCGGAAACGGTGGGGGTTAGGCGGTAG
- the andAc gene encoding anthranilate 1,2-dioxygenase large subunit AndAc, whose amino-acid sequence MEQTASPVVFAARDDASDVHFPHDDGSRVPYKVFSSRAVYDREQERIFRGPTWNFVALEAEIPNAGDFKSTFVGDTPVVVTRTEDGALSAWVNRCAHRGAQVCRKSRGNASSHTCVYHQWSFDNEGNLLGVPFRRGQKGMTGMPADFDPKQHGLRKLRVDSYRGLVFATFSDDVAPLPDYLGAQMRPWIDRIFHKPIEYLGCTRQYSKSNWKLYMENVKDPYHASMLHLFHTTFNIFRVGMKARSIPDANHGLHSIITVTKTGDDTSAAYKQQNIRSFDEGFHLEDESILDLVSEYDEDCTNHIQPIFPQLVIQQIHNTLVARQILPKGPDNFELIFHFFGYADDTPELRALRIKQANLVGPAGYISMEDTEATELVQRGTVRDADATSVIEMSRGNPEQQDTVITESLIRKFWVGYQKLMGY is encoded by the coding sequence ATGGAGCAGACAGCATCGCCCGTCGTATTTGCCGCGCGCGACGACGCGTCCGACGTGCACTTTCCCCACGACGACGGCTCGCGCGTCCCGTACAAGGTGTTCAGCTCGCGCGCCGTCTACGATCGCGAGCAGGAGCGCATCTTCCGCGGGCCGACGTGGAACTTCGTCGCGCTGGAAGCGGAAATCCCCAACGCCGGCGACTTCAAGAGCACCTTCGTCGGCGACACGCCGGTCGTCGTCACGCGCACCGAGGACGGCGCGCTGTCCGCGTGGGTGAACCGCTGCGCGCACCGCGGCGCGCAGGTGTGCCGCAAGTCGCGCGGCAACGCCAGCTCGCACACGTGCGTGTATCACCAGTGGAGCTTCGACAACGAGGGCAACCTGCTCGGCGTGCCGTTCCGGCGCGGCCAGAAAGGGATGACCGGGATGCCGGCCGACTTCGACCCGAAGCAGCACGGGCTACGCAAGCTGCGCGTCGACAGCTATCGCGGGCTCGTGTTCGCGACCTTCAGCGACGACGTCGCGCCGCTGCCCGATTATCTCGGCGCGCAGATGCGACCGTGGATCGACCGGATCTTCCACAAGCCGATCGAGTATCTCGGCTGCACGCGCCAGTATTCGAAGTCGAACTGGAAGCTGTACATGGAGAACGTGAAGGATCCGTATCACGCGAGCATGCTGCATCTGTTCCATACGACCTTCAACATCTTCCGCGTCGGGATGAAGGCGCGCTCGATCCCCGATGCGAACCACGGGCTGCACAGCATCATCACGGTGACGAAGACGGGCGACGACACGTCGGCCGCGTACAAGCAGCAGAACATCCGTTCGTTCGACGAAGGCTTCCATCTGGAAGACGAGTCGATTCTCGATCTGGTGTCGGAATACGACGAGGACTGCACGAATCATATCCAGCCGATCTTCCCGCAGCTCGTGATCCAGCAGATCCACAACACGCTGGTCGCGCGGCAGATCCTGCCGAAGGGGCCGGACAACTTCGAGCTGATCTTCCACTTCTTCGGCTACGCCGACGACACGCCCGAGCTGCGCGCGCTGCGCATCAAGCAGGCGAACCTGGTCGGGCCGGCCGGCTACATCTCGATGGAGGACACCGAGGCGACCGAGCTCGTGCAGCGCGGCACGGTGCGCGACGCCGACGCAACCTCGGTCATCGAGATGTCGCGCGGCAATCCGGAGCAGCAGGACACGGTGATCACCGAAAGCCTGATCCGCAAGTTCTGGGTCGGCTACCAGAAGCTGATGGGCTATTGA